Part of the Verrucomicrobiales bacterium genome is shown below.
GCTGACTTTGTCACAACAGCGAACCCGTTCATTGGCATGAAAGTCGATGGCCGGATCTCAGCACTCGCTTCGCTGAAAGAGGGTGCAAGGAAGGACTTCCAAGACAGTGTCCATAGACTGGTGAACCTTGTGGGTTCGGTAAACCCATTGCAGCTCCTGGCACACTTTGCGTACTACGATCAGCTGCATCTACAGGACACTAAGGACGGCAGCAACTATACTCCGGCATCCCAAAGCGCAGTAGAATGGCTGCAGGCTCTGACATTACGAGTCTCTGTGTCGGCGGTCGAGCACAGCATGACCACTTGCCCTACCCCGCAACAACTGGCCGTAGCCAACCACAGTCTGAACACAGCCGAGGAGTCTTGCGCTCTCATGCGGCTACCGACGGGGCGACCACCTGAGTCGATTGAAGTCGCCTCAGAGACGATTCGACACCACACAGCGTTTGTTAGAAATGAAGGGTATGGCTCTCAGTTACGCCGTCTCCACCTGCAACTTTTTCAGCCACTGGACAAGGGTTTTAAGGACCTAGAGGGCGTTTCGCTATCAGAGGTTGCCACATTTCTTTGGGCGTTATTGGACTCGGTGGAGAGGCGAGTAAATGACGAGCTAATGTTACGTCGTAAAATCGTCGGTCAGCCTACTGCAAACCGCGTCATCAAGGCATTCGCAACCCTGATCGAGTGTCCAGCAGACGAGGTAAGAAAGGAAATGGGAGCCTTTGCGTCAGATCTTCGCGCCGTCCGAGCCGCAGTGGTAGACTGGCTAGATAGTCGCAATTTCCGCTTATTCTGGTTCACCGAGTCTGACCTCGCGCAACTACTGCAACCCCGAGTTTCTTCGGAGACGGTGCGCTCTTTACTGAAGACGATCAGCCTACCCTTCGGCGCACTAGAGGGAGCTGATCCTGAGAAGCTGCTTCTCGACAATCCCGTGTGGACAAAACCTTTGATAGACGCCGGAGGTGATTGCTACTACTGCCCGTTCGTAGGCTCGGTTCCATCCTTCGGCTTAGAAATCCTAGAGCAACTCCTCCACAAGCACCCGGAACTCACGAATCGATACGTCCAGGACGTGCGTCCCGCTTACCTGGAGAAACAAACGGAGGCGGTCGTTCGGAAGGCCTTCCCACAAGCCAAAATTTGGAGGGGCTTACGATGGAAAGGCTCAGACGGTAGAGATTACGAAAACGATGTCCTGGCGATGATCGACACGCATGTGCTTGTCTTCGAGTGCAAATCCGGCCGCGTTCGTCCTCGAGCCCAACGGGGCGATCCTGCGGCCATGAAGACAGATCTTGGCAAACTCATAGGGGACGCCGCAGTTCAAGGTCGACGCTTTGCGGACTTTCTCCTAGCCAGTAAGGGAGTATTCCAACTGCAGGATGCCACCGGTCGCTTACATCAGATCGATTTACGTCAAGTGATTCGGACAACATCCGTCAATATCACGCTCGATTATGTGGGTCAGTTAGGGGTGGAACGGCGCTTACTGAATGAATCGGGTCTATTGGCAGCTTCTACCCCAATCGTACCAACCATTCCATTGCACGACTTAGAGAACATTTTCGAGCTTCTGAACGAACCAGCGATCGCTTCACACTACTTGAATAGGAGGCCCGAAATCACGTCTTCCAACCACATCCTGGCCAGCGAAAATGCCATGCTGGCATTGTATCTCATGACTAGCTTTGATTTTGGTGAAGTGGAAGGGGATTCAGGCCAGCGGTTTGTGATTCCTGATCTAGGCCAAAGACTCAATCCCTATTTCATGGCCAAAGAAAGAGGAATCAACGCCCCCAAACCCTCACCACGTCTCGTTCAGTGGTGGCATGACATTCTTGCGAAATTCGAACAGAGAAAATTTCCCGGATGGATCGAAGCAGCGCATGTCCTCTTGTCTGTTGGTTACGAGCGGCAACGAGAATTCGAGCGACTCTGCAAGAGGGTTACCAAGGATGTACGCAATAACTGGCACCAGGAGCATCAGAATACCTGTGTGATGGTCATTGGACCGACTTTCCGCAGAACTGCTATCGTCTTTCTCGCCATCAAAATGAGATCCCAGGAGCAGGTGCGTGAACTGGTTCAAGATCGAATCGAACGATCGGTGCGCGAGAACGATGTTCTACGCATACTGGTGATCACATATTCCGCCGGCGAAAGAGTCTACCCGTATCTTGGCGCGTACTTCCATTGCCCTGAGCTTCAAGGAATGGCAGCAAGCGGACTGGCGCAAGAGCTTAGCCCTTCCCCACCTTGTTGAGACTGAACCTCGCCACAGATCCGGACCGCCCACTCCTAGGAACGGGGTTCGCTTCGAAAACCAGCAGCAGCGGATTCACCTATCCTCGAAGCTCGGAGGTGCCAAGAATGCGTATGTGCTACGCCCCCACCGTTCACTTGGGGAACTACAATCGCCAGATGGTCACTGCAAAGACTCAATACAGCCTCAAGAACGCCCAGGGGTATTTCGAGGAGCACCTCAGCGTCGGAGACTATTATGATCAGGGACAACGTGTTGCTGGGGAATGGTTTGGGATCGGTGCAGAGCGCTTGGGTCTGGCCGGCCGTATCAGTCGGGATGAATTCCTACGGTTGTGCGAGAACGAACACCCTAGCACAGCGGATCCGCTCACCCAACGACTGAACACGACCCGAACCGAGGACGGTCAACGGATACCGAACCGGCGGATCTTCTTCGATTTCACTTTCTCACCCCCAAAGTCGGTATCCATCATCGCGCTGGCTGCTGGCGACGAGCGAGTGGCCCAGGCTCACGCAGAGGCAGTCCGCCTCGCACTGAAGGAGTTCGAAGCGTTCGCCGGGACGCGAATTCGCACGGGTAAACGGCACGGTGATCGTGCCACCGAGAACTTCGTGGCTGCCCTGTTCACACATGACACCTCCCGAGCCCTGGATCCCCACCTCCACACGCACTGCATCGTCTTCAACGCCACCTATGATCCAGTGGAAGGTCGATGGAAGGCCCTGCAGAATCATGGACTCCTCCAAGCGCGCAAGTTCGCTGAGAATGCCTATTATCACGAGTTGGCCAAGGAGCTCAAAGGTTTCGGCTACCAGATACAAAACCGGATCGAGGGGGATTTTCATGTGGCCGGAGTCTCCAAAGAGCTCTGTGATCGGTTTTCCAAGCGCGATGCTCAAATCGATGCGGCTTTGGAGAAACTCCTGCAGGAGAAACCAGAGCTAGCCACCGCGAACCTGCGTCAGCTTCGAGCCGATCTGGCGACGGTCGAACGTGCGCGTAAGCAGCGCGAGTTCTCGTCCACCGAACTGCGGGCTCTATGGGATGGGCAAATGAGCGATCATGAACGCAAATCTTTGGCAGAGTTGCGCCAGGGTCAGAAGGAGGCGGAACCAAGCGGCAACAATAAGAAAGTTCTACAGGAGGCGGTCTCGTGGGCGGAGGAGCACCTCTTCGACCGTCACTCGGTCGTGATGGAATGTCAGATCTGGCAAGAAACCCTGGGCCGCGCTCGAGGTGAACAACTCACGTTACAGGATCTAAAGGCCTACACTCGGGCTCGCGGGTACGTTCGGAATCCGGATCGACCGCATGAAGTGACCCTACGGGAAGTCCTTCTTCGCGAGCTAGAGATCGTCAAGACGGTCCGGGACGGCATTGGAGAGGCTCAGCCGCTGGTGCCGTCCCCGAGCGTGATCGACCCACGTCTGGATGCTGAGCAACACCAGGCTCTGAAGGGTTTGCTTTCCTCCATCAACCAGGTGTCCGTGTTCCGAGGGGGCGCTGGGACCGGGAAGAGCTTTGTCCTTGGGGAATTGGTGAAGCAGGTCCAACAGGCCGGTCGGGAAGTCATCGTCCTCGC
Proteins encoded:
- a CDS encoding relaxase domain-containing protein — encoded protein: MRMCYAPTVHLGNYNRQMVTAKTQYSLKNAQGYFEEHLSVGDYYDQGQRVAGEWFGIGAERLGLAGRISRDEFLRLCENEHPSTADPLTQRLNTTRTEDGQRIPNRRIFFDFTFSPPKSVSIIALAAGDERVAQAHAEAVRLALKEFEAFAGTRIRTGKRHGDRATENFVAALFTHDTSRALDPHLHTHCIVFNATYDPVEGRWKALQNHGLLQARKFAENAYYHELAKELKGFGYQIQNRIEGDFHVAGVSKELCDRFSKRDAQIDAALEKLLQEKPELATANLRQLRADLATVERARKQREFSSTELRALWDGQMSDHERKSLAELRQGQKEAEPSGNNKKVLQEAVSWAEEHLFDRHSVVMECQIWQETLGRARGEQLTLQDLKAYTRARGYVRNPDRPHEVTLREVLLRELEIVKTVRDGIGEAQPLVPSPSVIDPRLDAEQHQALKGLLSSINQVSVFRGGAGTGKSFVLGELVKQVQQAGREVIVLAPQRQQVVDMEAAGFPSPLTVTSFLQKREISSGGVIVVDEAGQIGGQQMVELLRCAKGKHARLILSGDTRQHGPVETSDALVAIEKHSGIHAVELHTIRRQDPARGKTLEERRQIRDYRQAVEAAADGRLAESFTKLEAAGFVTPCRLGTQSDALAEEYLQLAEQKASAVVVSQTWSEVDRLNTKIRESLKAKGLIGQQDHPIQTLDRLDLTNAQKRDQRFYPSGAVILFNQQVMGCAPGQTGKLQGVVNAGVIVEVEGKLLTIQNRLLSRLTVCVPRELPIAEGDRLHLKANRKLGSGAKVTNGELVTVKQVRSESGQIKLTDGRILDPSFREFVPGYAITSYGSQGKTVDYVLFSDSAVQVATNAQQWYVSISRGRKGVRIFTPDKECLREAVARSGHSPLAMDLLPTYSIGSSSPRHTLRYGVWGRLRSYLDRFGHRAANLYIRIKSRRRQSSKQIKPIIKQSHAHQTTRMLVHRPERPRTQSRGLR